ACAATGGGACAGGAGATTGCTTACCATACCACCGATAAGTCCACTTGGGATAATAAAGAAACTACCAGAGATGGTGGTACTGTATACCGTGCGAATAAAGGAACAAATGAAACTGATATTAAAGTCTATTCAGTTGGCAAAAATGCACTTCACCGTGAGGCCATAGAAAATATATCGAGCGAAACGATTGAAACTGAATTCGATCGCCTGAATGGGGATATCGTTTTTAAAAGTGCTAAACCTATTGTAAACACTGTTAATTACGATAAACGTACAAGCCAGCAAACAGATCGTTTATTTCAGGAGGGGCAAGATAAAGTACGTGAAAACATTGCTACTGCTTCTTATGAAAGTAAAACAACAGATGCTGTTGGCAAAGTTCAGACTAGTCGGGATGGTCACGATAATATAACTACTGTTGACTATGCCAAAGGAAAAGAACTAGCCCAAACGGTTATGAAAGACAGTGCTGATAAGATTAATTTAAATGCTATAACGAGCAATGTTGGTTATAACTATGATGGAACGGCTAAAGCCAATATTGATGCTAATACATTACGTGGTGATGGAACGGTAGCTGCTGGTTTAGCAGTTAAAAATGCTAGAGTTGGGAATATTATTGTTGATACAACGCTGAGTACATCAAGTTTAGAGGACAGAAAAACATATCAAGATGGTGGAGCAAAGGCATTAGAAAACAAAACAACCAAAACAAATATCCAAACTGTCACCTATGCAGACGGGACAACAGGGACTGTAAAAAATGCAGATAACCAAGAATCGACGATAACTATATTTAATAAAGGAAAAGCAGACAAATATCGTGAATCGGCAACAACCATCCAAACTGAAAATTCAGGTAAAACCTTCCAGCAAGATGCTGATGGTGACATTATTCTAGCCAATGGTGAACCTGTCGAACAAGGTACGGTGAGTGATAAGCAAACAATAAAAACAACTGAAAATCTTTACCAAATTGGTCAGGAGCGAAAGGCTGATGAGATAATCGTTACTGATTCTTCAAAAGTTATGACCAATGTTAATGGTTCAACCCGTAATTTGACTGCAAGTACAACGGAGCAAAATATTGAATATAGGACTGGGCAAAAAGATGGCATGGTATTTAATGATAGTTCAGCAACAACAAGTGAATTAAAAACTAAAAATACTGACAATAGTGGTTTTACCTATAAGGTTGATAGTCAAAACAGTACTGTAATTAACAATACAACAGGCAATGTTGAGGATGCCAATCGTGGTGTGTTGTCTGCTGTTCAAGGTAAAGATTATTTATTAGCAAAAGGCGAAGTAAAATCTTTAGATAAACAAGAATGGACAGAGTCGTTGACCGCTGATGGTAAAGATACCGTCAGTATCACACGAGGCAATGAAACCGTAAATCGTACAGATAGCAGTGCTACGTCAACGATTTATGGTTCTGAAACGGTCACTCCTGTTAGTGGAGGGACGGCAACTGTTGAGAAGAAGCAGGTGAATGTAACAGATAAATTTGGTATTGGTGAGTCTTCGACGCTTAGTCGTACTGATACCAAAGTTGCCTCTGACAAGTCTGCGACGAGTATAAAAGAAACACGTACAGATAACGTGAAAGGTGTGGTTTTAACCGCGACACAGACCAATGTAGATACATCTGGGCAATCTACGACTACTGAGCAAAAAACGACAATTGATGCAGGTCATATTACTACAGGCCAAGTTGTCGCGGATCGGATGATATTGCAAGGTAAGGATGTACAAGGTGAAATTAACCGTTTAGATAGCCGTGCGGATCAATTAAACCGTCGTGTTGATGATGTGCAAAAAACAGCTTATCGTGGTATCGCGATTGCATTAGCAGCGCAACAAGCTGTACCGAACATTCAACCTGGCCAAGTCGCCGTATTTGGTGGCATAGGTCATTATGAAGGTGAAACTGCTGGATCTCTTGGCGTTGTCACTTCCTTTACTGATCGTATTTCAGCAAGTGGTGCTTTAGGTTTTGCTGGTGGAAATGAGTTTGGTGGACGAGTCGGTGTCGCTTACTTATTTGGAGGCAAGTAACGCATTGAGCGTAAAATCTAACAAGAGCGAGGAGAGTTTGCAGCTAATGCCAATTGGCTAGGATTAGTTTTAAACTCTGCTCTCTAAGACCATGATCTGTTAAGGTTGTCTTTATCAGTATTAGAGACAACTTTTTTATCTAAACAAAATAATCATCCATGTAAAAAAGATAATCGCTAAAGAGACAAATTGCGCAGCACTGCCCATATCTTTGGCATTTTTAGACAGTGGATTTTTTTCCAAGGAAACGCGATCAACGACGGCTTCAATGGCTGAGTTAAATAGTTCCACAATAATCGCCAGTAAGCAGACAGCGACCATTAGGGCTTGCTCAACTGCGGTGACATTCAAGAAGAAACTGAGCGGGACCAGAATTACATTGAGCAATAAAATTTGTCGGAAAGCAGCTTCATAGCGAAAAGCAGCTTTAAAACCAGCAACTGAATAGCCTGTGGCATTGAGAATCCGTTTAATGCCATTTTTGCCTTTATAAGGAGAGTATTGCGTCATTACGATGGAGGAATTAGGGAAAGTCCTAGTATAAGAGCAAAGATGTTGCAGTAAATTGGCAATATGTCGCATGCGTGTAGCAAGAGCAGCATTTTTCGGTCATTTAATCGCTGCAGAGTTGTATTTATGAATTGTCAATTAGAAGCCTGCTAAGGATAATAGGCAGAGATTTATTGATGGAAGCTTCTGTATGAAAATTATCGCAGATGAAAATTTGGCATTTACCGATTATTTCTTTGCGGAATTTGCAGAAATACAGCATCGTGCAGGACGAACGCTGACACAAAGTGATGTGCAGGATGCGGATGCACTTTTGGTTCGGTCGGTGACTAAAGTGAATCATGCGTTGATTGATCAGAGCAAAATAAAATTTGTGGGCAGTGCCACCATTGGAACAGATCATCTTGATCTGCAAGCATTAGAACAACAACATATTGTTTGGAGTAACGCACCCGGCTGTAATGCTCAGGCAGTCGCAGAATATGTCATTACCGCTTTACTTCATTTAGATTGTGACCTTTTAGAACAGAATAAGGCGTTTACTTTGGCCATCGTGGGATTAGGCAATGTCGGAAGTCGTCTGGCTGTGATGGCTCAATTACTAGGCTGGAATGTGATTGGCTATGATCCTTATGTGCAATTGGCTGGCATTGAAAATGTAAGTTTTGCTGAGTTGTTAAAGCGTGCCGATGCCATTTCAATTCATGTACCTTTAACGGTATCGGGTGATTATCCAACACAGCATTTATTTAATGCGGCCACATTTGCTGAGATGAAAGCAACGGCGATTTTAATCAATAGTGCACGTGGCCCTGTGATTCAGCAAACTGCGTTAATGGATGATATTGCAAAGACAAAACGCCAAGTGGTGCTGGATGTCTTTGAATTTGAGCCAGAGATTTCACAAACACTTTTAGACATGCTGGCTTTGGCGACCCCGCATATTGCAGGTTATAGCTTGGAAGGTAAGGCCAGAGGCACGCAAATGATTTATGAAGCCTTTTGCCATAGCTTTAAATATGACATCTCGAAGCGTTTTGAAAGTCAATTGCCACCAGTAGAACAATATTTTGAGCAGCGGGATTTAAAAGTGGTACTTAAGCAGTATTTGACGCAGATTTATGATATCGCTGCGGATGATCGGCAACTTCGTGGCTGTGTCCAAAACGGGAAGGTTGAGCAAAAAGCATTTGATTTACTTCGTAAAAACTATCCTTTGCGCCGTGAGTGGGCTGCACACGGTGGGCCAAAAGCATGAGTCAAGTAATGAAAACCTACCAACCGACCTGTTCAATCGATGCTTTAAAAGCACGCGCAGAAATGTATCGTAAGATTCGCCAGTTTTTCGCCGAGCGTCAAGTGCTTGAGGTGGAAACGCCAGTCTTGTCGCAGGCGGGAGTAACCGATGTGCATTTGGCTTCAGTACAGGTGCAACGCCATATTCATGGCAAATTAAATACCCAGTATTTACAGACCTCTCCCGAATTTCCAATGAAGCGTTTATTGGCCAGTGGCAGTGGGCCGATCTATCAAATCTGTAAAGTTTTCCGCGATGATGAGCATGGTCGTAAGCACAATAGTGAATTTACCATGCTGGAATGGTATCGACCTGGGCTCGATTTGAAAGGATTAATGCATGAAACTGCTGATCTGTTAGAAAGCTGTTTGGCGCATCGCTTTGGCGAGATCCGTCCTGTTGTTCTCAGTTATAAACATGCGTTTCAGGATCGTTTGGAAATTAATCCTTTACAGGCAAGTCTGAAACAGCTTAAAGACACGGCCAATCGGGTTGGCCTGAATCTTGATTTGGGTGATGACCGTTTGGGCTATATGGATCTGTTATTTTCTCATGTTGTAGAACCTAGCTTAGGCTTTGATACTCCTGTATTTTTAACGGATTTTCCGCCTGAAATGGCTTCGCTGGCAAAAGTGAAACAGGATGCAGACGGTGAACTGGTTGCAGCACGGTTTGAGGTGTATATCGAAGGCTTGGAGCTAGCCAATGCCTATGATGAGCTTTTGGATGCCGAGGTTTTGGCTTCTCGTTTTCAGGCAGATAATACAGAGCGTGCCCAGCAGGGATTACCTGTCATTCCAACAGATCAGCATTTGTTAGCAGCCCTACCGAATATGCCAGAATGTTCAGGTATTGCTTTAGGTGTGGATCGGTTATTAATGGTGGCCATGAATCAGCTCAACATTGATCAGGTGATTGCCTTCCCCGCCGAGATTGCATAAGGGGTATTCGAGATTATATCCACTGCATCAACAATTGAATCAATTCACTTTGTCGGTGCGTGTTGGTTTTCTTGAAAATCGATTGTAAATGTTTTTTTACGGTATCTGCTTGAATATCATGTGTAAGGGCAATTTCTTTGGTGGTTTTACCTTCAAGCAGTTGCTCGCAGATTTTGTGCTCAACAGGGGTAAACATAAAAAGTTGCGTACAAATGTCTTTCTGGTATTTGGGCTTAGGCTTAAGCCCTGAGAATGTTGCCAGTAAGACTGGGCGTAAACCAAAAATCTTATGTGTTTTTTCCGGGCTGAGTAAATCCAGTGTTAGGA
The DNA window shown above is from Acinetobacter colistiniresistens and carries:
- a CDS encoding 4-phosphoerythronate dehydrogenase, whose product is MKIIADENLAFTDYFFAEFAEIQHRAGRTLTQSDVQDADALLVRSVTKVNHALIDQSKIKFVGSATIGTDHLDLQALEQQHIVWSNAPGCNAQAVAEYVITALLHLDCDLLEQNKAFTLAIVGLGNVGSRLAVMAQLLGWNVIGYDPYVQLAGIENVSFAELLKRADAISIHVPLTVSGDYPTQHLFNAATFAEMKATAILINSARGPVIQQTALMDDIAKTKRQVVLDVFEFEPEISQTLLDMLALATPHIAGYSLEGKARGTQMIYEAFCHSFKYDISKRFESQLPPVEQYFEQRDLKVVLKQYLTQIYDIAADDRQLRGCVQNGKVEQKAFDLLRKNYPLRREWAAHGGPKA
- a CDS encoding YadA C-terminal domain-containing protein — translated: MSSHLKKTSIALAVAALSGMVSAAPIELAETKTDTVLNNDYQQTVGQEETNVQAGSYSSQQDIIMQGTKLVGALVSQTTPVVNGPETQVGGINYRNYTYQEIRKGLLESRDNKNTTTTVAGTTTNLRSWNDRLATGNVTRTANTRVQLDKTVNPATEIKATSKRLDDTGFTFAADDVNTVIGAHTATNAGVVEDVTYAATDERIRSEKYSTTNSDLTTEAKLGGDAKPVSGQTIRVGTVESKSSQNNVDYQATSDSATGIIKSKNADGLLSSSEQSWSDHTVSTDYQYQNNDPTKDVVAFNLSADKKSILESTVDTNKSAFSSKNVDYDDVNTAGLDYKKESKWSQDNTKESMLDGFIRVDKGVNEFTETQFNQAALGTSDALDFIRTSKSSSEQKYRDFVTNENGEVILANAKPTVKTETEENNTFESYDSAYQPTRYTADNSKRGILKGDAYNTQILNDGTPTIWTDTNVQKSTMNGTASKIVTHKQDGDFQEYWKTSLDNSTIYARNSQENIEVDRDLVRAGTHDNKFLSKIIGVSVAESAKADDFKIGTVAVDVNGNKFTAADVHNWKDAEGIDHYYVVIGQDANGSDIRSEVTFKAGKPLETKAAEQQTVTTELGSVNRNDKVTMGQEIAYHTTDKSTWDNKETTRDGGTVYRANKGTNETDIKVYSVGKNALHREAIENISSETIETEFDRLNGDIVFKSAKPIVNTVNYDKRTSQQTDRLFQEGQDKVRENIATASYESKTTDAVGKVQTSRDGHDNITTVDYAKGKELAQTVMKDSADKINLNAITSNVGYNYDGTAKANIDANTLRGDGTVAAGLAVKNARVGNIIVDTTLSTSSLEDRKTYQDGGAKALENKTTKTNIQTVTYADGTTGTVKNADNQESTITIFNKGKADKYRESATTIQTENSGKTFQQDADGDIILANGEPVEQGTVSDKQTIKTTENLYQIGQERKADEIIVTDSSKVMTNVNGSTRNLTASTTEQNIEYRTGQKDGMVFNDSSATTSELKTKNTDNSGFTYKVDSQNSTVINNTTGNVEDANRGVLSAVQGKDYLLAKGEVKSLDKQEWTESLTADGKDTVSITRGNETVNRTDSSATSTIYGSETVTPVSGGTATVEKKQVNVTDKFGIGESSTLSRTDTKVASDKSATSIKETRTDNVKGVVLTATQTNVDTSGQSTTTEQKTTIDAGHITTGQVVADRMILQGKDVQGEINRLDSRADQLNRRVDDVQKTAYRGIAIALAAQQAVPNIQPGQVAVFGGIGHYEGETAGSLGVVTSFTDRISASGALGFAGGNEFGGRVGVAYLFGGK
- the epmA gene encoding EF-P lysine aminoacylase EpmA — its product is MSQVMKTYQPTCSIDALKARAEMYRKIRQFFAERQVLEVETPVLSQAGVTDVHLASVQVQRHIHGKLNTQYLQTSPEFPMKRLLASGSGPIYQICKVFRDDEHGRKHNSEFTMLEWYRPGLDLKGLMHETADLLESCLAHRFGEIRPVVLSYKHAFQDRLEINPLQASLKQLKDTANRVGLNLDLGDDRLGYMDLLFSHVVEPSLGFDTPVFLTDFPPEMASLAKVKQDADGELVAARFEVYIEGLELANAYDELLDAEVLASRFQADNTERAQQGLPVIPTDQHLLAALPNMPECSGIALGVDRLLMVAMNQLNIDQVIAFPAEIA
- a CDS encoding diacylglycerol kinase, producing the protein MTQYSPYKGKNGIKRILNATGYSVAGFKAAFRYEAAFRQILLLNVILVPLSFFLNVTAVEQALMVAVCLLAIIVELFNSAIEAVVDRVSLEKNPLSKNAKDMGSAAQFVSLAIIFFTWMIILFR